The Priestia koreensis genomic interval ATTTACACGGGTATATCATTCATTAAACCATTCGTGTTTTCAAAGCCAGTTCTACAGCATCTTCTTTCTAGCATAGACGCTTTGATTTAATGAGTGGGACGAATCTATAGTATAATTTTAAAGGATCATCATTTTTTCTAAAGGAGGGGATGTTAAGATGCCAAAAATCACAAAGATTACGACACAAAAAAACAACAGTGAACGATACAATGTGTACATTGATCAGGGAAAAGGCGAAGAATTTGGCTTTGGTGTAGATGAGTACGTATTAGCCAAATTTCAGCTTCGCAAAGGACAAGAACTATCAAGTACAGAACTAACAACCATTCTCCATGAAGATACGATTAAGAAGTCATATAACATGAGTCTTGCATTTTTAGCTCACCGAATGAGGTCTACAAAAGAAGTGTATACGTATCTGATCAAAAAAGAACTAGAACCAGAAGTTGCAAATGCAGTTATCGCGATGCTAAATGAACGTAAGTACCTAAACGATTTGGAGTTTGCTAAAGCATACGTCAATACGCAGGTGAATACAACAATCAAAGGCCCAAACCTCATTCGCCAAGAATTAATTGAAAAAGGAATATCGGAAGCGGATATTTCAACGAGCCTGCAATCGTTTGACAGTGAGCAACAGCTTGAAGCAGCGGGAAAATATGCGACAAAATTAGATCAAAAGTATAAAAAGCTTGCTCCGATGATGAAAAAGCAAAAAATTCAGCTTGCCCTAACTCAAAAAGGCTATGCTCATCCTTTAATCAATCGTTTGTTTGAAACGTTTGAACTTACAGATGATGAAGATCAACAGCTAGAGGCCATTCGTTATCAAGGAATGAAAGCACACAGAAGATACCAAAAGTATGAAGGTTGGGAATATGAAAGTAAAATGAAACAAAGCCTGTACCGAAAAGGTTTCTCTATGGATCAAATTCAAGCTTTTCTCGAAGCTTTAAAAGAAGAAGAATAAATAAAGCACGGCATCGTCCGCGCTTTATTTTTTATGATTCAATGACAATCTCTAATTCCTTTTGTCTGTTGTAGATTTCCTCTGCAACAATCGCAGGATCTTTCAGGCGACTGCGGTCTTTAATATGATCCGTTTCGTCCCAAAATGGTGTGGCCATCCCTCCCATATATGCCCCGCTAATGTGGAGAGCAGAACCTTCGTATTCCTTTTGCAGACTTTCTGTAAAGCCTCTTACAGCAAATTTACTCGCTACATAAACAGATTCGTTTACTTTCCCGCGTAGCCCTGCCGTAGAAATAATGTTCAGGATCGTCGCTTCCGGACGTGTAAGTAAGTGGGGGATGAGCTCCTGGCACATAAAAATCGTCCCTTTTACATTCGTATCAATCATTTCATTAATATTATGTTCGGACAGATCAATGAAAGGTCCAAAGTATCCCACGCCTGCGTTATTCACGAGGACGTCAATCGATGTAATACTGATTACCTCTGAAATAGCTTGTTTAATACTTGCGAAATTTTTAACATCCATTTCGATGGTATGAACGCTTTTGGTAAAATGCAGAAGTTCTTCTTTTACGGCCGCTAATTTTGTCCCATCACGACCTGTAATTACGACATTATACTGATTCTTCGCATATAAAAGAGCTAATTCCTTTCCCAAACCAGTTCCTCCACCAGTAATAAGTACAGTAGGCACATTGATCACTCATTTCTATTTAATATGTAAGGTAAAACGATTACAAAAGTCTCTTTCATTATAATCGAACTTTCTTTTGTTTCAAGGAAGACTAGATTATACTTAAAACTAAGCAAAGGGGGATTTTTACGTGCAAGAGAAACGATATAGCGAAATGACAGATCATGAATTACAACAAGAAATCGCAGTGCTAAACGAAAAAGCAAAAAAAGCCGAACAGCTTGGTATGGTGAACGAATTTGCCGTTTTAGAGCGTAAAATGACGATGGCAAAAGCCTATTTACTAGACCCAGAACAATTTCATCCTGGAAACGTCTATGAAATTGAGGGAGCGCCAGGTCATTACTTTAAAGTAGAATACTTAAACGGAGTATTTGCTTGGGGCTTTCGAGTGGGCGGGGAGCTGGCTGAAGAAGCTTTGCCTATTTCCATGCTGAAAAAATAAGTAAGAAAAGCCGCTTCCACAGAGGAAACGGCTTTTTATTAGGCATCAGTACGTTGATTTGAAGCACGCATTCTTTCTTGAGGATGCGTGTTAATCGTTCCATCTGCACGCTTAGAAGCAAATTCAGCTTTTGCACGCGGTTCGCCTTCAAGTTTATTATTCGTTGGATGAATATCTTCTGTGGACTTATTACGCATTGTCACCCACTCCTTTTAAATAAAAAAGCTGTTCACTGATGTGACAACTTACTTTGTGCTATAGTACATACAGAAGCTATGCTGTATGTTAATCATAGTATAGGCTAAAATAAGAGTCCTATGTAAAAGGGTCTCATCATTTAAGTGGAAAGAGAGGGAATAAGTATGGAGGATATTTTTGAGAGGTTAACGAACCAGCTTTTAAGCAAAAATGAATCATTGTCCTATGAGAAAGGGCGTACGTGGGTAGAAATGCTTTGGGGGGACTTTGAAGCAACTTACGCAAAAGCAGGCTATGAATATAAAGGAAGCGAGCTTACTGAAAAAATTGTGACGCAATGGATCCAACAATATGGAGACAAGCTTCATGAAATTCAAACTCGAAATCCAAAATTCAAAAAGCTTCTTGAAGCGGACGATCAGGAGAAGAAACATTAAAGGCGATGAATTCATCATCGCCTTTAATTTGGTAAATATTCTAACTTTTTTCGTAGCTTTTTCTCGCTGAAGATCCATCCTGTATATGAACAAATAATATTTAATTGGTAGTCGAGCTGAACGACCGCTACGAAAGGGTAGTAGCCCTTACTTCTGTAACGGAGGTCAATAAAACGAACTTCAATATGATCGTTGTATTCTTCAACTTCCCATCTGTGAACGGGTGAGAAAGATAAGAAGGCGGACAAATTTTCGTCTACTTTGGCAGCTTCAATAACATCTGTTTTCGGAATTGGAATTTTTTCGAACTCATCGTAAATCACAATTTCATCTTTAAATGCTCTTCCAACATAAAAACGTTCATCTGTTGTAATGGCTAAGTGCCACTGATTGAACCGAAGTGTTGGAGAAATCAGCATTTTAGTGACATTCGGAATTTTTTTGTGAATCGCTTGTTTAACTTGGTGTTGAAGATAAAAACGAATCAGATAGTATCCCAATAATACGATATAAACCCCGATAAATGTGTAAGCAGGATTAGCACCAAGCCCCCAAATTAAAATACCTACTAGATGAGCCACGAAAATGAATGGATCAAATGTGTTAATGACTCCTAGAGCCACCCATTTTTTCGTAAACGGTCGCAGCGCCTGTGTTCCGTATGCGTTAAAGACATCCACGAATACATGGAGAATAACAGACGTGAAGATCCAAGCCCATAGATGTACTAAATTAATATGAGGAAAAATGGCCGACAAAATGAGTAAAATGGGCAATGGCCACAAACAAACGGCTGGAATGGAATGGGTAATCCCACGGTGATTTCGAATATATTTAGCATTATTTTTTAATTTTAAAATCGTATCCAAATCAGGAGCTAACGAACCGGCAATTACTCCAGTCATAACAGCCTGAGCAAGATGGCCATCAGAAGCCACTGTTGGATCTAACGTAGCGAGTCCACCTAATGCGATCCCCATGACAATATGAGTACCTGTATCCAAGGTGTGAACCTCCTTTGAACTTGTATAAAAAAGGAATTTATTCAAACATGCGTTTGCATAAAAAACATGATATCCTTATTACTTGAAACCTATGCAGTAGCTTATCATGGTTTCTCATGATGATATCGAAAACAAATTAGAAAGTAAAGTAATTATATTGCCTATATCTATAGTAATACCTCGGAGGGTAGAACGTGAAACAAAGTGAAGAATTAATTAAAGGTTTTGACGCAGAACAGTTTCAACATGATCTTATATCCTGGTTTGAACGAGAGCAACGTATTCTTCCTTGGCGAGAAGATCAGGACCCATATAAAGTGTGGGTATCTGAAATTATGCTCCAGCAAACACGAGTTGATACAGTCATTCCTTATTTTCATAATTTTATTAGTAAATTTCCGACCATCAAGCATTTAGCAGAAGCGGATGAAGAAGATGTACTGAAAGCCTGGGAGGGTCTCGGTTATTATTCCCGCGCACGAAATCTACAAACAGCCGTTAAAGAAGTGCAAGAAACGTATGGCGGAATTGTTCCTAACACACCACAAGAAATTTCAAAGCTAAAAGGTGTTGGTCCTTATACAACGGGCGCTATTTTAAGTATTGCTTACGGCGTTCCAGAGCCAGCCGTCGATGGAAACGTGATGCGTGTTTTCTCACGTCTGTTGTCCATTTGGGATGATATCGCCAAACCGAAGACAAGAAAATTGTTTGAAGATGTGATTCGTCTTGTAATTTCAAATGAGAACCCATCCTTCTTTAATCAAGGATTAATGGAGCTAGGAGCGCTTATTTGCACACCAACGTCACCGTCATGCTTATTATGTCCTGTAAGGGAGCATTGTCGAGCATTTGATGAGGGAGTACAGGATGAGCTCCCTGTGAAAACGAAGAAAAAAGCAAATCGCATTCTTCATTTAGCAGCAGTCGTTTTAACGGATGAACAAAATCGTGTGCTCATCCATAAACGACCTGAGAAAGGTCTTTTAGCTAATCTATGGGAATTCCCAAATGCTGAGATTGATACCGAAATGAACTTAGATCAAGAACGTCTGCAAATGTATGTAAAAGAAGCGTACGGAGCAGAAGTAACAATTGGTGATTCCTTCGCTACCATTCAGCATATCTTCTCTCATCTGACGTGGAAGATCAACGTGTATGAAGGAAAGATAATTGGTAGCGTTCAAGAAGATGACAAGCTCAAATTGGTAACGTTTGAAGAATTAGAGAAATATGCTCTTCCCGTATCGCATCAAAACATTCTAAAGGCATATCGTTCATACGAATAGAAAGAGTCGCCTTAATGCGACTCCTTTTCTTTTAATCATAAGCAATGTGAGTGCCATGCGTATAATCAGCTTCATTACGCTTTAGGCCACCGCGTGCCTCAATTTCTTTTATGATGCTGCTATGAATGGATTGGCCTTCAGTATTAAGATAAGGCATCATTTGTTGTAAAGAATGATGAAAATAAGCCAGTTCACTGTCTTTCCAATCTGTTTTAGCCATCATGGTTAGTTCAGACATATCTCGTCCTACGTACATGTGGTTACCTCCTTTGAATCTTCATTGAGGGACTCGTCTATAATGGTGAGAGCAGTTTATTTTTTGAAGAAATGTTGAGCTCTATACAGGTAAGTATGTACAATAAGCAAGAAGACAACTTTAGATCGTTACGGTTATTGAAGTTATACATATTGTTAGGAGATGAAAAAATGACGAACAAAGTCGCATTAGTTACAGGAAGTAGTAGAGGAATCGGAAAAGAAATTGCATTACGCTTAGCAAAAGAAGGATATGACATTGTCATCAATTACGCGCGAAGCAAAACAGCTGCTCTAGAAGTAGCGACTGAGATTGAAAGCTATGGTAGAAAAGCACTTGTTGTAAAAGCAAACGTAGGAAAAGTTGATAAAATCAAAGAACTTTTCACAAAAATTGATGAAGAGTTTGGTCGTTTGGACGTATTTGTCAGCAATGCGGCTTCAGGCGTATTACGACCTGTAATGGAGCTTGAAGAATCACATTGGGACTGGACAATGGATATCAACAGCAAAGGCTATTTATTTGCAGCTCAAGAGGCAGCGAAGCGTATGGACAAAAACGGTGGCGGACAAATTGTCACGATTAGCTCACTTGGTTCAATCCGCTACCTAGAAAACTATACAACGGTTGGGGTATCAAAAGCAGCGGTAGAAGCGCTAACGCGTTATTTAGCGATTGAGCTAGCTCCTAAAAATATTCGCGTTAATGCCGTTTCGGGTGGAGCGGTTGATACAGATGCATTAAAGCATTTCCCTAATCGCGAAGATTTATTATCAGATGCGAAGTCACAAACCCCAACAGGACGAATTGTGGAACCGAAAGATATGGCGGATGCTGTGTTATTTTTAATTTCTGAACAAGCTTCTATGATCTGTGGACAAACAATTATTGTCGATGGTGGTCGTTCACTGCTCATGTAATTCGTAAAAAAGTTTGTATAGAGTCATCCTCTGCGGGACAAATTAATTTTCGTGGAGGTGATTACAATGACAAACAAAAACAACAAAACACAATCTGGTACAAACGTACAACACGTGAAACAACAAAACGCTCAAGCTGCTGGTAAATACGGTACTGAGTTCGCTAGCGAAACTAGCGCTCAACACGTAAAACAAGCAAACGCTCAAGCTGAAGCTGGTAAAAACCAAAAATCTGGTAAATACCAAGGCTAATTTCAACTATGATGGCAGGTAATTAACGTTTATCTGCTTTATCTGTAAAAACGCTCTGTATTAATAGGAAGGCTGTGAAGTCTCCGAAAGATACAGGGCGTTTTTTTATAAAACGACAAAACTTGTCTAAAGTCTACATATGTTGTCAAAGGAATGTTTTTTTTAGCAGAGAATTGATAGAGAGATCATGTTTAAAGGGAGGACTAAGAAATTGTCACAACTATTTGATCAGTTAGTATCACAACAGTTAGAGACAATGGATCAATTGCTATTTTTGCAATCGGAGTTAGAAAGATGCCAAAGAATTGAACAAGAATTACAAGACCTGTATGGGCAGTCAGCTCTCGAATCCATTCAGCATGAAATTTCCGGAATGAAAAAGCAACTCAAGGAAATTCAAGAGGTATTTCAACAGCAAACAGAGCAGATCATTCAATCCTATGAACAAGAACGGAATCAAAATGTTTCTTCAACACCGTCATTTTGAAAAAAGATTTAATGAATCAAATATTTTTAAAAATCCATAAAATAGGCATGATAACAAGGAATAGATGAGATAGGTCAATTCAAAAGAGAGGATTTTCCTCCTGAGAATTGACCTATTTGGTTTTAAAATGCTGATGTAATCGTTATAATAATATCTAATAGGCAAAGACGTGCAGTAAAATAGTGGGAAAAATCTTCATAAGGAAGTGTAAAATGAAAGTAGGGGAGTAAAAGTGGGCATTCCGATGTCAGGAGAAACAATACAAATACATAGTTATAAACACAATGGACATATCCATCGAATATGGAATGCTACAACGATATTGAAGGCCACACAAAATTTAGTGATCGGAGCCAATGATCGTACGCTCGTAACAGAGTCTGACGGAAGAACGTGGGTTACGAGAGAGCCGGCAATTTGTTATTTTCATTCTAAATACTGGTTTAATGTAATCGGTATGATTCGGGAAGATGGCATTTATTATTACTGTAATATTAGTTCACCGTTCGTGTATGATGAAGCACTGAAATACATTGACTACGATTTAGATATTAAAGTATTTCCAGACATGACATATGTTGTATTAGACGAAGATGAGTACGAAAAACATCGAAAACAAATGCATTATCCAGAAGTTATTGACCACATTCTACACAGCCACGTTGAAAAATTAAAAAGCTGGATTCGTCAGCGAAAAGGACCATTTGCGCCAGATTTTATTGATATATGGTACGAGCGTTTTTTAATGCATCGTAATTAAGGAACCTGTTGCACCATGTACAACAGGTTCTTGATTTTTGGAACGAGAGGGCGATTTTTCTGAGCAGTATTCGCAGATATTTAACATTTGTAAGGCCATATAGATGGCAAATCTTTGGGACGATTCTAATCGGTCTATTAAAGTTTGGTATTCCGCTTCTTGTTCCTCTTCTATTGAAGTATGTCATTGATGACATTATTGGAGGCAATCTATCAAACGCTGAGAAACTACATCAGCTCTATTGGATTATGGGTGGGACATTCATTATATTTGCCGTTTTACGTCCCCCTATTGAATACTTCCGTCAGTATTATGCACAGTGGGTATCGAGTAAAGTGCTGTATGATATTCGCAGCAAACTGTTTGATCATTTACAGCGATTAAGCTTACGTTTTTACTCAAACACTCGTGCAGGAGAAGTGATCTCACGTATTATTAACGATGTTGAACAAACAAAAACGTTCGTAGTGACAGGACTCATGAATGTCTGGCTCGATACGATGACCATTATCATCTCGATTGTGATCATGTTCACGATGGACGTTCCGCTTACGATTGTTTCGATTATCTTATTTCCTGTCTATGCGTTCTCTGTTAAATACTTCTATGCACGTTTGCGAGATTTAACACGCAAAAGATCTCAAGCCTTAGCTGAAGTACAAGGGCATTTGCATGAACGTGTGCAAGGTATTTCTGTCATTCGAAGCTTTGCAATTGAAGAGCATGAGCAAAAGCGATTTGACAAGCAAAACAATAACTTCCTAACAAAAGCCCTCAATCATACGAGCTGGAACGCTAAAACGTTTGCGGTTGTAAATACCGTTACCGATTTAGCACCGCTTCTTGTTATCGGATATGCGGCTTATGAAGTTATTAATGGACAGATGAAAATCGGAACTATGGTAGCGTTTGTGACTTATATCGATCGTCTGTACAATCCACTGCGTCGCTTAGTCAATTCTTCTACCACGCTTACGCAATCGTTGGCATCGATGGACCGTGTATTTGAATTATTGGACGAGCCTTATGATATCGTTGATAAAAAGGATGCCGTGGAGTGTCAGCAAGTGAAGGGAAGAGTCACTTTTGATGAGGTGACGTTTGCTTATAACGATGACGAACCATCAGTGCTACACGACGTGAATCTAGACGTCCAAGCTGGTCAATCCATTGCCTTTGTGGGAATGAGCGGTGGAGGGAAATCAACACTAATTAGCTTGATTCCACGTTTTTACGACGTCACGTCAGGTCGTATTTTGTTAGATGGAATAGATATCCGTGAATATAAAGCACGTAGTCTTCGAGATAAGATTGGAATGGTTCTTCAAGATTCTCTTTTATTCAGTGAAACGGTCAGGGAAAATATTTTGCTAGGAAAGCCTGATGCAACTGAGGAAGAAGTATATGAAGCAGCTCGTGCAGCTAACGCTCATGATTTCATCCTAGGGCTACCAGAAGGATATGACACGAAAGTCGGAGAACGAGGAGTGAAGCTATCTGGTGGTCAGAAGCAGCGCATTGCGATCGCCAGGGTGTTTTTGAAAAACCCACCAATTCTTGTGTTTGATGAAGCAACGTCTGCGTTAGATTTGGAAAGCGAGCATTTAATTCAAGAGGCGCTTGAACATCTAGCAAAAGATCGAACAACTTTTATCGTAGCGCATCGCTTATCTACGATTACCCACGTTGATAAAATCGTTCTTTTAGAGCATGGGAAAATTGTAGAAACGGGCACTCATGAAGAATTAATGAATAAAAAAGGTCACTATTATGACTTGTTTAACGTCCAACAGTTAGACGTTATGTAAAAAGGTTCCGAGAGGAGCCTTTTTATTTTTTTGGATTGAATAGTCGAATAATGTAAAAAAATCCTCTTTTCTTTTAGAACTAACCACTGTATAATCTTAAAATAAACAATATTCTAAAAATTAAAACATTAGGGAGGTACAACAATGCCTCAAAAGGCCGTGCTTCAAGTTAATAACCTCAAAACTTCCTTTTTCACCGAAGACGGAGAAGTTCCAGCAGTAGATGGAATTAGTTTTACGATTCATGAAGGCGAGATTTTAGGAATTGTAGGCGAATCAGGATGTGGGAAAAGCGTTACCTCGCTCTCAATTATGAAGTTGATTCCTTCACCTCCAGGGAAAATTGTCGAAGGAGAAATTTATTTTAATGAGCAAAATCTCGTCCCCGCCTCAGAAGAGAAAATGAGGCAAATACGCGGAAATGAGATGGCAATGATTTTTCAGGAGCCTATGACCTCGTTAAATCCGCTTTTCACAATTGGCAATCAGCTAACGGAGCCTTTACGAATACATAAGAAATTAACGAAGAAACAAGCGAAAGAACATATCATCAATGTGTTAAAACTTGTTGGACTACCACGTGCAGAAGAACTCATCAATGAATATCCTCACCAGCTATCTGGCGGTATGAGACAACGTGTCATGATTGCAATGGCGTTACTTTGTGACCCCAAATTGTTAATAGCAGATGAACCTACTACCGCTTTAGACGTAACAATTCAAGCACAAATTCTACAGTTAATGAAAAGCTTAAATAAAAAATTAAATACGGCCGTTATGCTCATTACCCACGATTTAGGTGTAGTCGCAGAAGTATGTGACCGCATTGTAGTTATGTATGGTGGGCAAATAGTTGAAGAAGCAGACGTAAAGACCATCTTCAAAAATGCAAAACACCCTTATACGATGGGACTTATTAAATCGATACCCGATAAACGCTTTAAAAAGGATCGTTTATACTCTATCCCTGGAAACGTGCCAAAACCTGGATCAGTTCGAACAGGATGCCGATTTGCTGCACGCTGTGAATTTGCGTTTGAACGCTGCACAAAAGAAGATCCTTATCTCTACGGGGTGAGTGCAGAAGGTGAAAAACCCCATTATGCACGCTGCTTTTTACATGAAACAGAGGGGGTAAAAAAAGGTGACACAGCCGTTACTTCAAGTTAAAGGATTGAAAAAACACTTTCCCATTACGGGTGGGATACTCGGAAAGAAAACGGGAGATGTCAAAGCGGTTGACGGTGTGAGCTTTGAAGTGAAAAAAGGAGAGACGCTAGGAATTGTGGGTGAAAGTGGATGTGGTAAATCCACAACGGGTAAGCTTCTCCTTAGACTCCTTGATCCGACAGAGGGACAAGTCATTTTTGAAAACCAAGAGCTTACGGCATTAAAGAATAGTGACGTTCGAAAGGTTCGAAAGGAAATGCAAATGATCTTCCAAGATCCATTTGCTTCACTGAACCCTCGACATAATGTCGAGAAGATCTTAGAAGAACCGCTCATCGTACATGGAATTGGATCGAAGGCAGAGCGAAGAAAAATGGTGCATGAAATGCTTGAAGTTGTAGGATTAAGCGCTTATCACGCAAAACGCTATCCTCATCAATTTAGCGGTGGGCAGCGTCAGCGTATTGGGATTGCACGAGCATTAATGACGAGACCAAAGCTGATTATTGCAGATGAACCTGTATCAGCCCTAGATGTATCCATTCAATCGCAGGTATTGAATTTACTAGAAGACTTACAAAATGAATTTCAATTAACCTATGTTTTTATCTCTCATGACCTAGGAGTTGTGCGGCATATCAGTGATCGTGTTGGCGTTATGTATTTAGGGAATATGGTTGAACTTGCTAATAGTGAAGACATTTATAGTAGACCATTACATCCTTATACCGAAGCACTATTGTCAGCCGTTCCGGTTCCAGACCCTGAATTCCAGCGTGAGCAGATCGTTTTACAAGGAGATATTCCTAGTCCGTCCAACCCGCCAACGGGATGTGCATTTCATACTCGTTGTGGAAAATGTATGGATGTATGTCGAACGACAAGACCGGAATTTAAAGAGATTGAATCCGGCCATTTTGTAGCTTGTCATCTGTATGAATAAATTTCTAGGAAACGTATAGATATTTATAGGTAGGACTATTTTACTCTGTGAATACTGGTTTTTTCAGGTTAATCACCTGTTAAAAAAATAGATAAAATCAAAGGGGGATTTTAAGTGAAAAAGTGGTATACCGTACTTTTAACAATGGTATTAGCCCTTTCAATTGTACTAGCTGGGTGTGGAAAATCTAGTACAAGTGGTAAAGGTGGCGGCGACAGTAGCAGCGGTGATAAACAAACCACGCTTGTGTATGGACGCGGTGGGGATTCTGTTTCCCTTGACCCAGCTACAGCAACAGACGGTGAGTCATTTAAAGTAACGGAAAATATTTTTGATACATTGATTGATTTTAAAGAAAGCAGCACGGATTTAACACCAGGTTTAGCAACTGAGTGGAGTACTTCTGACGATGGTTTAGTACAAACATTAAAGCTTCGTGAAGGAATCAAATTCCAAGATGGAAGCGACTTTAACGCAGAAGCAGTTGTATTTAACTTTAATCGCTGGAAAGCAGGAAACAAAGAGCAATTCTACTATTATAACTCACAGTTCGGTGATGTTATTGAGAGTGTAACAGCAAAGGATGCAACTACAGTTGAATTTAAATTAAAACATCCGCTTGCGCCATTCTTTAAAAACCTTGGCATGGGTGCATTCGCCATTTCTTCTCCAGAAGCGATTAAAAAATATGGCGACAAATACATGAAAAATCCAGTAGGTACAGGTCCATACAAGTTTGTTGAATGGAAAGAAAACGATCGTATTACAATTGAAAAGAACAAAGACTATTGGGTAAAAGATGAGCCAAAATTAGAGAAAGTTATTTTTACCGTTATTCCTGAAAACTCTGCGCGACTAAATGCGTTAAAAACAGGAGAAGTGGATTTAATTGATGGAGTGAACTACAGTGATGTTCCGTCTGTGAAGAGTGATTCTAACCTTCAAGTTATTACACGTCCTTCACTAAACGTAGCTTACCTTGGTTTAACAAGCACAAGAGGACCTTTGAAAGATAAAAAAGTACGTCAAGCATTGAACTATGCAGTAAACAAAAAAGAGCTTATTGAAGGTTTCTATGCAGGAGAAGCAAAACCAGCAGTAAACCCAATGCCTCCAGTAGTAGAAGGCTATAATGATGAATTAAAAGATTACGATTTTGATTTAGATAAGGCGAAGAAGCTTCTTGCAGAAGCTGGCTACAAAGATGGTTTTAGCATTGAACTTTGGGCAATGCCTGTAGCGCGACCATATATGCCAGATGGACAAAAGATTGCGGAAGCACTTCAAGCAAACTTCGAAAAGATTGGTGTAAAAGCAAAAATCGTTACGTATGAGTGGGCAACATACCTTGAAAAAGCACGTAAAGGGGAAGCAGATACGTTCTTATTAGGATGGACTGGTGATAACGGTGATGCTGATAACTTCTTATATGTACTTCTTGACCAAGATTCAATCGGAAGCAACAACTATACGTACTATAAAAATCCAAAAGTGCATGATTTATTAATTCAAGCACAAACAGAGGTAGATCAAGCAAAACGTAATGAGCTTTACAAGCAGGCTCAAGCAATTATTAAAGATGATGCACCGTGGATTCCACTTGTATACTCAAACCCAGCTCTTGCTGCAAAAGCGAATTTAGAAGGATTCCATCCACATCCAACTGGATCTGATAAGTTCCTAGGCGTTTATTTTAAGTAATCGGTCATAAATAGTTAAATGAAAATCGCCCAATTCACCTCTCCGTGATGGTAAGGAGGAAGAGGGCGATTTCATTTGAACATTCATACATAGCTATTTTGGA includes:
- a CDS encoding ABC transporter ATP-binding protein; its protein translation is MSSIRRYLTFVRPYRWQIFGTILIGLLKFGIPLLVPLLLKYVIDDIIGGNLSNAEKLHQLYWIMGGTFIIFAVLRPPIEYFRQYYAQWVSSKVLYDIRSKLFDHLQRLSLRFYSNTRAGEVISRIINDVEQTKTFVVTGLMNVWLDTMTIIISIVIMFTMDVPLTIVSIILFPVYAFSVKYFYARLRDLTRKRSQALAEVQGHLHERVQGISVIRSFAIEEHEQKRFDKQNNNFLTKALNHTSWNAKTFAVVNTVTDLAPLLVIGYAAYEVINGQMKIGTMVAFVTYIDRLYNPLRRLVNSSTTLTQSLASMDRVFELLDEPYDIVDKKDAVECQQVKGRVTFDEVTFAYNDDEPSVLHDVNLDVQAGQSIAFVGMSGGGKSTLISLIPRFYDVTSGRILLDGIDIREYKARSLRDKIGMVLQDSLLFSETVRENILLGKPDATEEEVYEAARAANAHDFILGLPEGYDTKVGERGVKLSGGQKQRIAIARVFLKNPPILVFDEATSALDLESEHLIQEALEHLAKDRTTFIVAHRLSTITHVDKIVLLEHGKIVETGTHEELMNKKGHYYDLFNVQQLDVM
- a CDS encoding ABC transporter ATP-binding protein, giving the protein MPQKAVLQVNNLKTSFFTEDGEVPAVDGISFTIHEGEILGIVGESGCGKSVTSLSIMKLIPSPPGKIVEGEIYFNEQNLVPASEEKMRQIRGNEMAMIFQEPMTSLNPLFTIGNQLTEPLRIHKKLTKKQAKEHIINVLKLVGLPRAEELINEYPHQLSGGMRQRVMIAMALLCDPKLLIADEPTTALDVTIQAQILQLMKSLNKKLNTAVMLITHDLGVVAEVCDRIVVMYGGQIVEEADVKTIFKNAKHPYTMGLIKSIPDKRFKKDRLYSIPGNVPKPGSVRTGCRFAARCEFAFERCTKEDPYLYGVSAEGEKPHYARCFLHETEGVKKGDTAVTSS
- a CDS encoding ABC transporter ATP-binding protein, giving the protein MTQPLLQVKGLKKHFPITGGILGKKTGDVKAVDGVSFEVKKGETLGIVGESGCGKSTTGKLLLRLLDPTEGQVIFENQELTALKNSDVRKVRKEMQMIFQDPFASLNPRHNVEKILEEPLIVHGIGSKAERRKMVHEMLEVVGLSAYHAKRYPHQFSGGQRQRIGIARALMTRPKLIIADEPVSALDVSIQSQVLNLLEDLQNEFQLTYVFISHDLGVVRHISDRVGVMYLGNMVELANSEDIYSRPLHPYTEALLSAVPVPDPEFQREQIVLQGDIPSPSNPPTGCAFHTRCGKCMDVCRTTRPEFKEIESGHFVACHLYE
- a CDS encoding ABC transporter substrate-binding protein, producing MVLALSIVLAGCGKSSTSGKGGGDSSSGDKQTTLVYGRGGDSVSLDPATATDGESFKVTENIFDTLIDFKESSTDLTPGLATEWSTSDDGLVQTLKLREGIKFQDGSDFNAEAVVFNFNRWKAGNKEQFYYYNSQFGDVIESVTAKDATTVEFKLKHPLAPFFKNLGMGAFAISSPEAIKKYGDKYMKNPVGTGPYKFVEWKENDRITIEKNKDYWVKDEPKLEKVIFTVIPENSARLNALKTGEVDLIDGVNYSDVPSVKSDSNLQVITRPSLNVAYLGLTSTRGPLKDKKVRQALNYAVNKKELIEGFYAGEAKPAVNPMPPVVEGYNDELKDYDFDLDKAKKLLAEAGYKDGFSIELWAMPVARPYMPDGQKIAEALQANFEKIGVKAKIVTYEWATYLEKARKGEADTFLLGWTGDNGDADNFLYVLLDQDSIGSNNYTYYKNPKVHDLLIQAQTEVDQAKRNELYKQAQAIIKDDAPWIPLVYSNPALAAKANLEGFHPHPTGSDKFLGVYFK